Part of the Solwaraspora sp. WMMA2065 genome is shown below.
CGCAGGCCCGCAATCTGCGCCGCTGATGCTCCGCACCGAGCAGCCGGTCGAACGGGTGCGGATACCAGATCGCCACCGGCGTCGCAGTGGCCGACGACGTCGACGATGCCATGCCGGACGCCGAACTCCACCTCGGCGGAGAAGAACCGGTGCATCGTCAGATACCGCAGCGCGTGATCATTGATCAGCCAGGACACCACCGGATCCAGCACACACGACTGCGCCAACAACTCGGCCAGGGGTTCGACGTCGGCGGCCGTGGCGGCCCGTACGGTCAGCATGGCCGCCACGTCCACACCAGGAACCGGTCGAACAACTCCGTCGCCGTGACGTCGGGCAGGTCGAACGCCGCCCCGGTCATCCGCTCGACCACTTGACAACCGCACCCGCCCAGCTCCCGCAGTTGTTCCATCACCGCGACCACCGGCCCCGGTTGACCCGGGTAGCATCCACCGCCGCCCGACCCACAGCGGCAGCCGAACCGGCACCGACCGCACCAGTCAGACTGGACGGCCCGGTCGGGCTGAACCGCATCGAATGCCGAGGTGCGCACTCCGGACACCGCAAGATCTGCCCGCACCTCGGACACCACCGCTGCTTCAACCGGAACGTGAAGAAGCCGACACACCACCCACCCAGCGCCGCCAACACGACTCCCACCAAGGTCAACACTCCTGGAGGACTTCCCGAAAGGGGTCCGCCGATCCGGAACCGAGCCCTGTCGATGTAACGTGGCGTGCCCGGCCGGACGTGGGCCGGGCTGCATGCAGCGGCGACCAACCAGAAGCGAGGAAGCTTGGACGCAGTGTCACCCCGCCGGGCCGGGAGTACCGGTCGAGCTTGATGCCAGAGATGCATCAAGATGCACCTGCGGCATCACGTCCCCGGAAGGCCATCGGGTCCCCCGAAGCAAGCCCGAGCGCGTCGCTGGCTGCCGGCCGTACCTCCGCGTGCGGCGGCTCAGCCGCAGTGGGTGATCCGGGGCGGTTCGGCGGACGCGAAGCGCGAACCTGGCCGACGCTGAGGGCATGCGTGCCATCCAACTCACCGCGCCCGGCACCCTCGAACTCGTCGACGTGCCGACACCGGAGCCCGGCCCCGGCGAGATCCTGCTGGCCACGGCGGCGGTCGGCGCCTGTCACTCGGACCTGCACATCCTCGACGCGCCCGCCGGGGTCTTCCCGACCCCGATGACAATCGGCCACGAGATCGCCGGCCGGGTCGCCCAGCTCGGTCCGGGGGTCACCGGATGGGCCGAAGGGGACACCGCGGCGGTGTACGGGATCATCGGCTGCGGGCGCTGCCGGGCCTGCCTGCGCGGGCTGGAGAACCAGTGCCGCACCGTAACGGTCGGCGGGGTCGGCATCAGCCGCGACGGCGGGCTCGCCGACCACGTGGTGGTGCCGGCGGACCGGCTGCTGCCGCTGCACGGGCTGGATCCGGTGCAGGCGGCACCACTGACCGACGCTGGGCTCACCCCGTACCACGCGATCTCCCTCAGCCGGGACGCGCTGCGGCCCGGCACCCACGCGGTGGTGATCGGTGTCGGCGGCCTCGGCCACATGGCGGTGCAGATCCTGGCGGTGACCACCGCCGTCACGATCATCGCGGTGGACACCAGCGACGCCGCGCTGCGGCTGGCCAAACGGATGGGCGCACACCACACCGTGCAGGCCGGTCCGGCGGCGGTCGACCAGATCCGTGAGCTCACCGGCCCGGCCCCGGACGGCGCCGACGTGGTGCTCGACTTCGTCTGCGTGGACGCCACCCTGGACACCGCCCGGCAGGTGGTGTCCACCGGCGGTCACCTGACGATGGTCGGCCTGGGCGGCGGCACGCTGCGGATCGCGGCGACCGTCGAAGGCCCGCCGCCGGTGCCGATGGAGACCAGCGCGGTCATCCCGTTCTGGGGCACCCTCGCCGAGCTGTCCGAGGTGATCGCCCTCGGTCGCCAGGGTCTGCTCCGCGCCGAGGTGCAGACCTTCCCGCTGGCCGAGGCGGTGCAGGCGTACCAGCAGTTGCGGGACGGGAAGATCCACGGCCGC
Proteins encoded:
- a CDS encoding NAD(P)-dependent alcohol dehydrogenase, which translates into the protein MRAIQLTAPGTLELVDVPTPEPGPGEILLATAAVGACHSDLHILDAPAGVFPTPMTIGHEIAGRVAQLGPGVTGWAEGDTAAVYGIIGCGRCRACLRGLENQCRTVTVGGVGISRDGGLADHVVVPADRLLPLHGLDPVQAAPLTDAGLTPYHAISLSRDALRPGTHAVVIGVGGLGHMAVQILAVTTAVTIIAVDTSDAALRLAKRMGAHHTVQAGPAAVDQIRELTGPAPDGADVVLDFVCVDATLDTARQVVSTGGHLTMVGLGGGTLRIAATVEGPPPVPMETSAVIPFWGTLAELSEVIALGRQGLLRAEVQTFPLAEAVQAYQQLRDGKIHGRAVLVP